Below is a window of Enterococcus gilvus ATCC BAA-350 DNA.
AATTTGTTTTTCTATTTAGTACTCTTTTTTTGAAAGATGAATACCATCCTGAAAAAAAGAGAATTATAAAAAAGGTCATCATGCACATGACAATAAGTCCAAAATCGTGATATGGTCTTCTAAAAAAAGTATATATGTTTCCTTGTGTGATTCCTAATTGTCTCATCTCAAGATGAACACTTCTAGTATAGTTTGTCAAATCAAACCTATTCAATAAAGAGTACACTCCTGGAAATGTTTCCGCTCCAAAATGGTTTTCAACAACTAAAGGTGGATCTATAATATATTGATTAAAATGTTGTATTGAGCCACCAGCATAAGTTGATATATATTGAAAAAATGTTCTTGTAGTCTCTCTTCCAATCACATTGGTCGCAAGGTAAAAAAGTACCAATACTACAGGAACAAGGACAAAGGCTCTTTTTATATATTTAAGAGAAATATTCTTTGACCATCCTGTTTGGTACTGAAAAAGAATACAACTCACTACTAATGAGAACGCTACCCATCTAAGTAATTCCTGTCTTCCTGACCCCATTAATACTTTAATAGCAAACAGAACAATTGGAATCACATATGCAAAATACTTTTTTAAACTTATTTCTTTACTTAAAAAATTTTGTATAAAGGCAAAAGTGAATACATACCCAAATGCATCAACAATTTTAATTAATAGACTTACTAATCCGTTTAATGATGCTTCTGCTTCATATGAAGTAACATTTCTAAAATGCCATAATAAATTTGCGCCGTCGATATAACCACCCAGCGTAGCTAACCTTTTTATTTCTTGATAATATAAAAATATAGTTATCAAATCTAAAAGAATTACTAATAAAATTTTCCAATTATCAATAACCATAATTTGTAATTTCTGTTCTTTACTATGATAGTTTTTATAGAAAAAGAACATTAAATAATCAGCTAAAACTGCCATTAAAAAACCTAGTAACATTATAGCAAATGCTTTGAATGAATATTTTATATTCCAATTATAAATATTTAGCACTGCAAAAAAGGTACTTATTGCAAAAACTGATAACATTAAAAGGGATGGCCTAAAAATATCGT
It encodes the following:
- a CDS encoding O-antigen polymerase yields the protein MLISFLFIIEVFLIFLMLSITKNDIFRPSLLMLSVFAISTFFAVLNIYNWNIKYSFKAFAIMLLGFLMAVLADYLMFFFYKNYHSKEQKLQIMVIDNWKILLVILLDLITIFLYYQEIKRLATLGGYIDGANLLWHFRNVTSYEAEASLNGLVSLLIKIVDAFGYVFTFAFIQNFLSKEISLKKYFAYVIPIVLFAIKVLMGSGRQELLRWVAFSLVVSCILFQYQTGWSKNISLKYIKRAFVLVPVVLVLFYLATNVIGRETTRTFFQYISTYAGGSIQHFNQYIIDPPLVVENHFGAETFPGVYSLLNRFDLTNYTRSVHLEMRQLGITQGNIYTFFRRPYHDFGLIVMCMMTFFIILFFSGWYSSFKKRVLNRKTNYSIICYGFLIYWVVLSSIENYTIGIVSLGTVVTLIVIKCVYTFLFGFSIKKGVITIGDKIEE